A window of the Streptomyces albireticuli genome harbors these coding sequences:
- a CDS encoding class I adenylate-forming enzyme family protein codes for MTGTADDLAASRTLWELLDRRAARTPGALALVQADDPGPGGADRSLTFGALRDRAERVAAGLHGLGVRPGSRVAWQLPTRLETVVLTFALARLGAVQTPLIPYYRDREAGHALRATGAGFFAVPGVWRGFDHTAMAFRLALSLPAPPLVFTAYDTLPEGDPAVLPAPPADGTSVRWVYWTSGTTSDPKGTLHTDRGLIAAGACLARALRLTPDDVGSMAFPYAHVAGPDYTVMLLLCGFPAVLLEHFALPGSLDAYRRHEVTVAGGSTAFYAMFLAEQRKAPGRPLLPALRLMAGGGAPKPPELYHQVVRELGCRLVHGYGMTEAPMITMGDPDDTDAHLAGTEGRPPEGMEIRVVDGAGLPVPAGTDGHVRLRGEAVCRGYLDPEQHAGAFDDDGFLITGDLGRLTDDGYLVLTGRAKDIIIRKGENISAQEVERLLHGHPGVADVAVIGLPDEVRGERVCAVVQQPAGAPPLTLTDVAAFLREAGLSVHKVPEQLELVDALPRNETLRKVLKHKLRERYGPEGAAR; via the coding sequence ATGACCGGTACCGCCGACGACCTCGCCGCCTCCCGGACCCTGTGGGAGCTGCTCGACCGCCGCGCCGCCCGCACCCCCGGCGCCCTCGCGCTCGTCCAGGCCGACGACCCCGGGCCCGGCGGCGCCGACCGGAGCCTGACCTTCGGCGCCCTGCGGGACCGCGCGGAGCGGGTCGCGGCGGGCCTGCACGGGCTCGGGGTGCGGCCCGGATCCCGGGTCGCCTGGCAGCTGCCGACCCGCCTGGAAACGGTCGTCCTGACCTTCGCGCTGGCCCGGCTCGGGGCCGTGCAGACACCGCTCATCCCCTATTACCGCGACCGGGAGGCCGGTCACGCGCTCCGGGCCACCGGGGCCGGGTTCTTCGCCGTGCCCGGGGTGTGGCGGGGCTTCGACCACACGGCGATGGCCTTCCGGCTCGCCCTGTCCCTCCCGGCCCCACCCCTGGTGTTCACCGCCTACGACACCCTCCCCGAGGGTGACCCGGCGGTCCTCCCGGCCCCGCCCGCCGACGGAACCTCCGTGCGCTGGGTCTACTGGACCTCCGGCACCACCTCGGACCCCAAGGGCACCCTCCACACCGACCGCGGGCTCATCGCCGCCGGCGCCTGCCTCGCCCGCGCCCTGCGCCTCACCCCGGACGACGTCGGTTCCATGGCCTTCCCCTACGCGCACGTCGCCGGGCCCGACTACACGGTGATGCTGCTCCTGTGCGGCTTCCCGGCCGTGCTCCTGGAGCACTTCGCGCTCCCCGGTTCCCTCGACGCCTACCGGCGCCACGAGGTGACCGTCGCGGGCGGCTCCACCGCCTTCTACGCGATGTTCCTCGCCGAACAGCGCAAGGCCCCCGGCCGGCCGCTGCTCCCGGCCCTCCGGCTGATGGCGGGCGGCGGCGCCCCCAAGCCGCCCGAGCTGTACCACCAGGTCGTCCGGGAGCTGGGCTGCCGGCTCGTCCACGGCTACGGGATGACCGAGGCCCCGATGATCACCATGGGCGATCCGGACGACACCGACGCGCACCTGGCGGGCACCGAGGGACGGCCGCCGGAGGGCATGGAGATCCGCGTGGTCGACGGGGCCGGCCTGCCCGTGCCGGCCGGGACGGACGGGCACGTCCGGCTGCGCGGCGAGGCGGTCTGCCGCGGCTACCTCGACCCGGAACAGCACGCCGGGGCCTTCGACGACGACGGCTTCCTGATCACCGGGGACCTCGGCCGTCTCACCGACGACGGGTACCTCGTCCTCACCGGGCGCGCGAAGGACATCATCATCCGTAAGGGCGAGAACATCTCCGCGCAGGAGGTCGAGCGGCTGCTCCACGGGCACCCCGGCGTGGCGGACGTCGCCGTCATCGGCCTCCCCGACGAGGTGCGCGGCGAGCGGGTCTGCGCGGTCGTCCAGCAGCCGGCCGGAGCCCCGCCGCTCACCCTTACGGACGTCGCCGCCTTCCTCCGGGAGGCCGGTCTGTCCGTGCACAAGGTGCCCGAGCAACTGGAGCTGGTCGACGCCCTGCCCCGTAACGAGACACTCCGCAAGGTCCTCAAGCACAAGCTGCGGGAGCGCTACGGGCCCGAGGGCGCGGCC
- a CDS encoding amidohydrolase family protein, with the protein MELPRIVSVDDHVIEPAHLFATWLPARYRDHGPRALTTGIGELRYTGGKYVTAMDPDGPPADWWVYEDLAFPYKRNIAAVGFDRDEMTLEGITRAEMRPGCWDPVERLKDMDLNHVEASLCFPTFPRFCGQTFAEARDKDVALACVRAYNDWMVEEWCGDSGGRLIPLCLIPLWDVDLAVAEIRRNAARGVRAVTFSEIPTHLGLPSIHSGYWDPFFAACQETATVVNMHIGSSSQMPAASPDAPVAVQATLSFNNAMASMADFLFSGVLVRFPHLKLAYSEGQMGWIPYALERADDVWREHRAWGGVRDLIPEPPSTYYYRQIFCCFFRDKHGVASLDVVGRDNATFETDYPHVDSTFPHTREVALDHVRGLDDETVHKLMRGNAIRMLGLDLDRTAA; encoded by the coding sequence GTGGAACTTCCGCGCATCGTCAGCGTCGACGACCATGTGATCGAGCCTGCCCACCTCTTCGCCACCTGGCTCCCCGCCCGCTACCGCGACCACGGACCCCGCGCGCTGACCACCGGGATCGGTGAACTCCGCTACACCGGGGGGAAGTACGTCACCGCCATGGACCCCGACGGTCCGCCCGCCGACTGGTGGGTCTACGAGGACCTCGCCTTCCCGTACAAGCGCAACATCGCCGCCGTCGGCTTCGACCGCGACGAGATGACCCTGGAGGGCATCACCCGTGCCGAGATGCGGCCCGGCTGCTGGGACCCCGTGGAGCGGCTGAAGGACATGGACCTCAATCACGTGGAGGCGTCCCTGTGCTTTCCCACCTTCCCCCGCTTCTGCGGCCAGACCTTCGCGGAGGCACGGGACAAGGACGTCGCGCTCGCCTGCGTGCGCGCGTACAACGACTGGATGGTCGAGGAATGGTGCGGTGACAGCGGCGGCCGGCTCATCCCCCTCTGCCTCATCCCCCTGTGGGACGTGGACCTCGCCGTCGCCGAGATCCGGCGCAACGCCGCCCGGGGCGTCCGGGCCGTGACCTTCAGCGAGATCCCCACCCACCTGGGCCTGCCCAGCATCCACTCCGGCTACTGGGACCCCTTCTTCGCCGCCTGCCAGGAGACGGCCACCGTCGTCAACATGCACATAGGGTCGTCCTCGCAGATGCCCGCCGCCTCCCCGGACGCCCCGGTGGCCGTGCAGGCGACGCTGTCCTTCAACAACGCCATGGCCTCGATGGCCGATTTCCTTTTCAGCGGGGTCCTGGTGCGCTTCCCCCACCTCAAACTCGCCTACAGCGAAGGGCAGATGGGGTGGATTCCCTACGCGCTCGAACGCGCCGATGACGTATGGCGGGAACACCGCGCCTGGGGCGGAGTGCGCGATCTGATCCCCGAACCTCCCTCCACCTACTACTACCGGCAGATCTTCTGCTGCTTCTTCCGGGACAAACACGGGGTCGCCTCACTGGACGTCGTGGGACGCGACAACGCCACCTTCGAGACCGACTATCCCCATGTCGACTCGACCTTCCCGCACACCCGGGAAGTGGCACTCGACCATGTGCGGGGACTCGACGACGAGACCGTCCACAAACTCATGCGGGGCAACGCGATCCGCATGCTCGGCCTGGACCTCGACCGGACGGCCGCCTGA
- a CDS encoding acyl-CoA dehydrogenase family protein produces the protein MDLSETREEEEFRHRLRAWLREILPTLPPEPAATNWPGRRAYDCAWQRALHDAGYAGLHWPADVGGRGATPTQHLIFLEETERAGAPYVGANFVGLLHAGPTIAAEGTAGQRARWLPPILRGEEIWCQGFSEPEAGSDLAALRTRAVRDGDSYVVTGSKLWTSHAEVADWCELLVRTDPSAPRHRGLSWLALPMDAPGVTVRPLRTLAGSAEFAEVFLDDVRVPVTHRLGAENDGWRVTMVTLSFERGTAFVGEVVACRRTLARLARTARENGRWDDAVLRRRLGLLNAEFSALWRLTQWNVSEAEHAPPGGRGGVPGAAGSVFKLRYSHARQELYEAAAEVLGPDSLDGGHEWTVDRLSSLSYTIAAGTSQIQRNIVAERVLGLPKAR, from the coding sequence ATGGACCTTTCCGAGACCCGCGAGGAGGAGGAATTCCGGCACCGGCTCCGCGCCTGGCTGAGGGAAATACTCCCCACGCTGCCGCCCGAACCGGCCGCCACCAACTGGCCCGGCCGGCGGGCCTACGACTGCGCCTGGCAGCGCGCCCTCCACGACGCCGGATACGCCGGACTGCACTGGCCCGCCGACGTCGGCGGCCGGGGCGCCACCCCCACCCAGCACCTGATCTTCCTGGAGGAGACGGAGCGGGCGGGCGCGCCCTACGTCGGCGCCAACTTCGTCGGACTGCTCCACGCGGGCCCCACCATCGCGGCGGAGGGCACCGCCGGGCAGCGGGCCCGCTGGCTGCCGCCGATCCTGCGCGGCGAGGAGATCTGGTGCCAGGGCTTCTCCGAACCCGAGGCCGGCTCCGACCTCGCCGCCCTCCGCACCCGGGCCGTCCGCGACGGCGACTCCTACGTCGTCACCGGCAGCAAGCTGTGGACCTCGCACGCCGAGGTCGCCGACTGGTGCGAACTCCTCGTCCGCACGGACCCCTCGGCCCCCCGGCACCGGGGCCTGTCCTGGCTCGCCCTGCCCATGGACGCCCCCGGCGTCACCGTCCGCCCGCTGCGGACCCTCGCGGGCTCCGCGGAATTCGCCGAGGTCTTCCTCGACGACGTGCGGGTGCCCGTCACCCACCGCCTGGGCGCCGAGAACGACGGCTGGCGGGTCACCATGGTCACCCTGTCCTTCGAGCGCGGCACCGCCTTCGTCGGCGAGGTCGTCGCCTGCCGCCGCACACTGGCCCGCCTCGCCCGCACGGCCCGGGAGAACGGCCGCTGGGACGACGCCGTCCTGCGCCGCCGCCTCGGCCTGCTGAACGCCGAGTTCTCGGCGCTGTGGCGGCTGACCCAGTGGAACGTGAGCGAGGCCGAGCACGCCCCGCCCGGCGGCCGCGGAGGTGTGCCGGGCGCCGCGGGCTCCGTCTTCAAGCTGCGCTACTCCCACGCCCGCCAGGAGCTCTACGAGGCCGCCGCCGAGGTCCTCGGCCCCGACTCCCTCGACGGCGGTCACGAGTGGACCGTGGACCGCCTCTCGTCGCTCTCGTACACGATCGCGGCCGGGACCTCGCAGATCCAGCGGAACATCGTCGCCGAGCGCGTCCTCGGCCTCCCCAAGGCGCGGTGA
- a CDS encoding acyl-CoA dehydrogenase family protein, with protein MDFRLTEDQRALRAGMRELLAARFPRERLRALVDGDPRAAARPDRELWRALGDAGLFALRLPGGDGGAGLGLPEAVLLFEELGRALVPGPLAATHLAAGLVPGAAEGRRFVTALDRPGAVPHLARADAVLLLDGTTARVLTPGRGTARTPWARSPSGPWTRRRRCTGCGTSLRPWGEAHLK; from the coding sequence ATGGACTTCCGGCTGACCGAGGACCAGCGCGCGCTCCGGGCGGGAATGCGCGAGCTCCTCGCCGCGCGATTCCCCCGCGAGCGGCTGCGCGCCCTGGTGGACGGCGACCCGCGGGCCGCGGCCCGGCCCGACCGCGAGCTGTGGCGGGCGCTCGGGGACGCCGGGCTGTTCGCCCTGCGGCTGCCCGGGGGCGACGGCGGGGCGGGTCTCGGGCTGCCGGAGGCCGTGCTCCTCTTCGAGGAGCTGGGGCGGGCCCTGGTGCCCGGCCCGCTGGCCGCCACGCACCTCGCGGCGGGCCTGGTGCCCGGCGCCGCCGAGGGCCGTCGGTTCGTCACGGCCCTGGACCGCCCCGGCGCCGTCCCCCACCTCGCCCGGGCCGACGCCGTGCTGCTGCTCGACGGCACCACCGCCCGCGTGCTGACCCCGGGGAGGGGAACGGCCCGGACGCCCTGGGCGCGATCCCCCTCCGGTCCGTGGACCCGGCGACGCCGCTGCACCGGGTGCGGCACCTCCCTCCGCCCTTGGGGGGAAGCTCACTTGAAGTGA
- a CDS encoding acyl-CoA dehydrogenase family protein — protein MTADAARLHREATLLTAAQQLGSARRTVESAVAHARHRFQFGRPVGAFQAVQHLCADMHVRAELARVSVYAASLTADPAEIAGAKLLADSAAIRNARDCLQVYGGLGFTWEVDVHLHLKRAWIHAGQWKSVAEGEEFLANSLLMSGLSETPSDVLAGGLDGDNVGL, from the coding sequence GTGACCGCCGACGCGGCCCGGCTGCACCGGGAAGCGACTTTGCTGACCGCCGCACAGCAACTGGGCAGCGCCCGCCGCACCGTCGAGTCGGCCGTCGCGCACGCCCGGCACCGTTTCCAGTTCGGGCGCCCCGTCGGAGCCTTCCAGGCCGTCCAACACCTCTGTGCCGATATGCACGTACGCGCGGAACTCGCTCGCGTGAGCGTCTATGCGGCCTCGCTCACCGCGGATCCGGCCGAGATCGCCGGCGCCAAGCTGCTTGCGGACAGTGCTGCTATCCGCAACGCCCGTGACTGTCTGCAAGTGTATGGGGGCCTGGGCTTCACCTGGGAAGTCGACGTCCATCTGCATCTCAAACGCGCCTGGATTCACGCGGGTCAGTGGAAATCGGTTGCCGAAGGCGAGGAATTCCTGGCGAACAGCCTGCTCATGAGTGGTCTCTCGGAAACCCCCTCGGATGTTTTGGCCGGAGGTTTGGATGGAGACAATGTCGGCCTGTAA
- a CDS encoding ATP-binding protein yields the protein MQVLQMQMEVRADPAEVGRARKWARSRLAGSGIGVDEPLAETLILLISELVTNAVVHTGCPAVLRMLFPDVGPAGAAECCAGTVRVEVADISSRPPRRRRAEGDDTGGRGLELVDGLADRWGWQPEGNGKRIWCEVDRGAASWVGAFEAPRAVTNRA from the coding sequence GTGCAGGTGCTTCAGATGCAGATGGAGGTCCGGGCCGACCCCGCGGAGGTGGGGCGGGCCCGCAAGTGGGCGAGGTCGCGCCTCGCGGGTTCCGGGATAGGTGTCGACGAGCCCCTCGCGGAGACGCTGATCCTGCTGATCTCCGAGCTGGTCACCAACGCCGTGGTGCACACCGGCTGTCCCGCCGTCCTGCGCATGCTCTTCCCGGACGTGGGGCCCGCCGGTGCCGCCGAGTGCTGCGCGGGGACGGTCCGGGTCGAGGTCGCCGACATCAGCTCACGCCCGCCCCGCCGACGGCGTGCCGAGGGTGATGACACCGGCGGCCGGGGCCTGGAGCTGGTGGACGGTCTGGCCGACCGCTGGGGCTGGCAGCCCGAGGGCAACGGCAAGCGCATCTGGTGTGAGGTCGACCGCGGCGCCGCCTCCTGGGTCGGCGCTTTCGAGGCTCCGCGCGCCGTGACAAATAGGGCTTAG
- a CDS encoding cyclase family protein, giving the protein MTLPPEFHEIAKRVNNWGRWGDADEIGTLNLITGAVVRDAAATVRTGRRVPLAVPLRQDGVQTGLIPGRVNPLHTMIAVNQEMFGPDTVATSDDAVTMGLQAGTHWDALPHVSHGGRIYNGRPADSVTVHGRAGRSGIQTVRHLVSRGVLLDVARVRGVERLDAGHVVTPEDLDAAEELAGTTIRSGDITLVRTGQIQRYLAGDREAYGYPSPGLSIRTPEWFHARDVAAVATDTLTFEIVPPEIDGLWLPVHALHLVEMGMLQGQNWDLEELSAACAEEGHHAFLLTATPEPFVGGVGSPVAPVAIL; this is encoded by the coding sequence ATGACGCTGCCGCCGGAATTCCACGAGATCGCCAAACGAGTAAACAACTGGGGCCGTTGGGGCGATGCCGATGAGATCGGCACGCTCAACCTCATCACCGGCGCGGTCGTCCGCGACGCCGCCGCGACGGTACGGACCGGTCGCCGCGTCCCTCTGGCGGTGCCCTTACGGCAGGACGGGGTGCAGACGGGGCTGATCCCCGGGAGAGTGAACCCTCTGCACACCATGATCGCGGTCAATCAGGAGATGTTCGGACCGGACACGGTCGCCACGAGCGACGACGCCGTGACGATGGGGCTCCAGGCAGGCACCCACTGGGACGCCCTGCCGCATGTCTCGCACGGCGGGCGGATCTACAACGGCCGCCCGGCGGACTCGGTCACCGTGCACGGCCGGGCCGGCCGCAGCGGGATCCAGACGGTCCGGCACCTCGTCTCACGCGGCGTGCTCCTCGACGTGGCGCGCGTCCGGGGGGTCGAGCGGCTGGACGCGGGCCATGTCGTCACCCCCGAGGATCTCGACGCCGCGGAGGAACTGGCCGGGACCACCATCCGGTCCGGCGACATCACGCTCGTCAGGACCGGTCAGATCCAGCGGTATCTGGCGGGCGACAGGGAGGCGTACGGCTATCCGTCGCCCGGGCTGTCGATCCGTACGCCGGAGTGGTTCCACGCCCGCGACGTCGCCGCGGTCGCGACCGACACGCTGACCTTCGAGATCGTCCCGCCCGAGATCGACGGGCTCTGGCTCCCGGTGCACGCCCTCCACCTGGTCGAGATGGGGATGCTCCAGGGTCAGAACTGGGATCTGGAGGAGCTGTCGGCGGCCTGCGCCGAGGAAGGACACCACGCCTTCCTGCTGACCGCCACACCCGAGCCCTTCGTGGGCGGCGTGGGATCCCCGGTCGCGCCGGTCGCGATCCTCTGA
- a CDS encoding SDR family NAD(P)-dependent oxidoreductase: protein MGNFLAGKVVAVTGAGRGIGRAVALACAAEGARVVVNDYGVSLDGGEPTSDIATAVAKEIEAAGGTAVALADDISTMAGGRRVVETALTRYGRLDGVVCVAGILRERMLFNMTEEEWDPVIATHLKGTFTVFRAASAAMRQQRHGTLIGFTSGSHQGSFSQANYAAAKGGVISLVRSAALGLAKYGVTANCVAPVARTRMSANVPMELTEIGEPEDVAPLVVYLLSDRAHADGVTGQVYTVAGPKIAVWAQPRELRAAYADGAWTPERIAELLPGTVGTDPMPLLTRPQAATGPNESKPSGERTDA from the coding sequence GTGGGGAACTTCTTGGCCGGCAAGGTCGTCGCCGTCACGGGGGCGGGCCGGGGCATCGGACGCGCGGTGGCCCTCGCCTGCGCGGCGGAAGGCGCGCGGGTCGTCGTCAACGACTACGGGGTCTCCCTCGACGGCGGAGAACCGACGAGCGACATCGCCACGGCCGTGGCCAAGGAGATCGAGGCCGCCGGCGGCACCGCCGTGGCACTCGCGGACGACATCTCGACGATGGCCGGAGGCCGGCGCGTCGTCGAGACGGCCCTCACCCGCTACGGACGGCTCGACGGAGTCGTGTGCGTCGCCGGCATCCTCCGGGAACGCATGCTCTTCAACATGACCGAGGAGGAGTGGGACCCCGTCATCGCCACCCACCTCAAGGGCACCTTCACCGTCTTCCGGGCCGCCTCCGCCGCCATGAGGCAACAGCGGCACGGCACCCTCATCGGCTTCACCAGCGGAAGCCACCAGGGCAGCTTCTCCCAGGCCAACTACGCCGCCGCCAAAGGCGGCGTGATCTCCCTCGTCCGCAGCGCGGCCCTGGGCCTCGCCAAGTACGGCGTCACCGCCAACTGCGTCGCCCCCGTCGCCCGTACCCGTATGTCCGCCAATGTGCCCATGGAGCTGACCGAGATCGGCGAACCGGAGGACGTCGCGCCGCTGGTCGTCTATCTGCTGAGCGACCGGGCCCACGCCGACGGCGTCACCGGACAGGTCTACACCGTCGCCGGACCCAAGATCGCCGTCTGGGCGCAGCCCCGCGAACTCCGTGCCGCCTACGCGGACGGCGCCTGGACACCCGAACGGATCGCCGAGCTCCTGCCCGGCACCGTCGGCACCGACCCGATGCCCCTGCTCACCCGCCCGCAGGCCGCGACCGGGCCGAACGAGTCCAAACCGTCCGGAGAGCGCACCGACGCCTGA